The Longimicrobium sp. genomic interval AAGAACCACATCCTGCTGATGCCGGATGCGGACGCGGAGATGGCGTCCAGCAACATCGCCGCCTCCATGGCCGGGTGCACGGGGCAGCGCTGCATGGCGGCATCCGTCCTCGTCGCCGTCGCCGACACGGACGCGCTCATCCAGCGCATCGTGGCGCAGGCCCGGGCGGCGGCGCCGGGCGAGGCGCTGGGGCCGGTGATCTCGGCGGAGGCGAAGGCGCGCATCGAGCGGTACATCACCGAGGCGGAGCAGGGCGGCGCCACGGTGCTGCTGGATGGGCGCAACGCGATCGTCCCCGGGCTCGAGGGCGGCTTCTACGTGGGCCCGACGGTGATCGACCACGTGCGACCCGACATGGACATCGCCCGCGAAGAGGTGTTCGGGCCCGTGCTGGCCATCGTGCGCGCGGCGGACGTGGACGGGGCGCTGGAGATCGAGAACCGGTCGCCCTACGGCAACGCGGCCTCCGTCTTCACCGAGAGCGGCGGGCTGGCCCGCTACGTCGCGGAGCGCGCCAGCGCGGGGATGGTGGGTGTGAACGTGGGCGTGCCGGTGCCTCGCGAGCCGTTCGGGTTCGGCGGATGGAACGACTCGCGCTTTGGCGTCGGCGACCTTACCGGCCGCAGCTCCATCGAGTTCTGGACCCGGTCCAAGAAGACGACCACCAAGTGGAACCGCGAGGCCGGCGTCAACTGGATGTCGTAGCTTCTGCACGGGGGATTCCGCCGCGCCTGGCGGGAACCCGATTCTCCTTCTCCATGCCTGTCCGATGACCGATCTCCTGGCCGCCCCCGTCGAAATGCCCGCGTTCGAGCACGTGCCCCAGCCGTACCGGGGCCCCTCGCGCGAAGAGGTGCTGGCGATGCGCAAGCAGTACGTGAACCCCGCGGTGTTCACGCTGTACCGCGACCCGCTGATGATCGTCGAAGGGAAGATGCAGTACGTGTTCGACGAAACGGGCCGGCGGTACCTGGACATGTTCGCCGGCATCGTCACCGTCTCCTGCGGCCACTGCCACCCGCGCGTGGTCCAGGCCGTCCGCCAGCAGGTGGAGACGCTGCAGCATGCGACCACCATCTACCTGCATCCCAATCTGCCGCAGCTGGCGCGCAAGCTGGCGTCCAAGATGCCCGAGGGGCTCGACGTCACCTACTTCGTCAACAGCGGAAGCGAGGCGAACGACCTGGCCATCACCATGGCCCGGCTGTTCACCGGCAACAACGACGTGATCGCGGTGCGCAATGCCTATCACGGCGGCTCGCCCACGGCGATGGGGCTGACCTCGCACCACACCTGGAAGTATCCCACGCAGGTGAACGCGGGGGTCCACCACACCATGTGCCCGGACCCGTACCGCAGCTCGCTGGACGGCACGCCGGACGAGATCGCCCGCCGCAGCGCCGACGACATCCGCGAGACCATCCGCTACGCCACGCCTGGCCGCATCGCCGCCTTCATCTCCGAGCCCATCCAGGGCGTGGGCGGCGCCACCCGCGGCGACGCCACCTACCTCCGCGAGGCGTACCGCATCACGCGCGAGCACGGCGGCCTGTGCATCGCCGACGAGGTGCAGACCGGCTTCGGGCGGACGGGCGAGAACTACTGGGGATTCCAGAACTCCGGCGTGGTTCCCGACATCGTGACCATGGCCAAGGGGCTCGGCAACGGCGTGCCGATGGCGGCGGTCACGACGACGCGCGAGATCGCGGAAAAGCTGGCGCAGCGCATCCACTTCAACACCTTCGGCGGCAACCCGGTGGCGATGGCGGCGGG includes:
- a CDS encoding aspartate aminotransferase family protein: MTDLLAAPVEMPAFEHVPQPYRGPSREEVLAMRKQYVNPAVFTLYRDPLMIVEGKMQYVFDETGRRYLDMFAGIVTVSCGHCHPRVVQAVRQQVETLQHATTIYLHPNLPQLARKLASKMPEGLDVTYFVNSGSEANDLAITMARLFTGNNDVIAVRNAYHGGSPTAMGLTSHHTWKYPTQVNAGVHHTMCPDPYRSSLDGTPDEIARRSADDIRETIRYATPGRIAAFISEPIQGVGGATRGDATYLREAYRITREHGGLCIADEVQTGFGRTGENYWGFQNSGVVPDIVTMAKGLGNGVPMAAVTTTREIAEKLAQRIHFNTFGGNPVAMAAGLAVLDVIDDEGLQENARVIGGRLLAGLRELQERHPLIGDVRGMGLMLGVEMVKDRETRAPAKEETAEVLEACREMGVLIGKGGLDGNVLRIKPPMCITAADADFALDVLDRAFSRVGG